In Palaemon carinicauda isolate YSFRI2023 chromosome 38, ASM3689809v2, whole genome shotgun sequence, a single window of DNA contains:
- the LOC137630366 gene encoding uncharacterized protein — protein MNKASLRLKLLHLRYRKLTRIGVCCKTCSSSSHPAFNKKGVRQDPDRRDTLQLDAKRRKATSLVALDDGQLPKRHAVKHGAERHDKVSVKHRDPDPIDTKRQTPRCDAERQPTKCDDDRHAAKRDAERQVRRDVERQVKRDAQRQSDVERHAVGREAERKSSERHDDVSHAERQYRRRRSADPHDREQLLSERRALDHSDTARDDPTPVLDSGRARKESPLVLQDASTTVRVLSEEESDDHFSPAELLDDFSEGEEPKSLHHSVDLKKIMKLFTEQFPDQFVPVAPRSPPSEFTLGKAAKESLFTKMLLSRSSKSLVDSPCRLAMRRTKILRSTSEFDHLLKGVFRAFEVFNFLDWTLGALGKKVSTLKDPDTQFYTYYVVYG, from the coding sequence ATGAATAAGGCGAGTTTGCGGTTGAAGTTACTTCACCTGCGTTACCGCAAGCTGACCCGAATTGGGgtatgctgcaagacatgcagcagCAGCTCTCACCCTGCTTTCAACAAGAAAGGGGTTCGCCAAGATCCCGACCGCCGGGATACTTTGCAACTTGACGCTAAGCGTCGTAAGGCGACTAGTCTAGTAGCGCTTGACGACGGACAGCTTCCCAAGCGTCATGCGGTTAAACACGGCGCTGAACGACATGATAAGGTGTCTGTGAAACATCGAGATCCTGATCCTATTGACACCAAACGTCAAACTCCCAggtgtgacgccgagcgtcaaccaACCAAGTGCGATGACGACCGCCATGCAGctaaacgtgacgccgagcgtcaagttagacgtgacgtcgaacgtcaagtGAAACGTGACGCCCAACGTCAATCAGATGTTGAACGACATGCAGTCGGACGTGAAGCTGAGCGTAAGAGCAGCGAACGTCATGATGACGTCAGTCATGCCGAGCGTCAATATCGCAGACGCCGTAGTGCCGATCCTCATGATCGCGAGCAACTTCTCTCTGAGCGTCGAGCGTTGGATCATAGTGACACTGCACGTGATGACCCTACACCTGTGTTGGACAGTGGTCGGGCCCGTAAGGAGTCTCCTCTTGTTCTTCAAGATGCCTCTACGACAGTTAGAGTTTTATCGGAGGAAGAGTCTGATGATCACTTTTCCCCGGCTGAACTTTTGGATGATTTCTCTGAGGGAGAAGAGCCCAAGTCCCTTCATCATTCAGTCGATCTTAAAAAGATTATGAAACTCTTTACGGAACAATTTCCAGACCAGTTTGTTCCTGTTGCTCCGCGTTCACCGCCTTCGGAGTTTACCTTAGGGAAGGCAGCGAAGGAATCGCTGTTCACCAAGATGCTTCTCTCTCGGTCTTCGaagagcctagtagactctccttgTCGGTTGGCCATGAGAAGGACTAAGATTCTAAGGTCGACTTCTGAGttcgatcatctcctcaaaggcgtcttcagagcctttgaggttttcaactttctggattggactctgggagccttggggaagaaagtttcaaCCCTAAAAGATCCTGACACACAGTTTTATACGTATTATGTCGTGTATGGATAA